The DNA sequence GCCCTCACCGCGGTGGCGGTCGATCCCGCGACGTCCGGTGCGTGCGCGTGCGGTGCGTTCGTGGCGAACGACCGGTTGCGCGCGCAGGACGAGACCGCGTTGGTCGAGCTGACCGGCCGCACCGAGTCGATCACCCTCTCGGTGCAGGCCCGGTCGGAGGCCACCGAGGCGGCGTTCCTGATGCCGGTGCCCGCCCGCGCCCGGTTCGAGGTGGCCGACGGCGAGCTGTTCACCGAGCTCGACCGGATCAGCCGGCCGGCGGTCGAGGTGCGGCGCGTGGTCGTGGACGGTGACGGCGCCGGCAGCGCGCCGGGTGCCGAGGGCGGCGCCACCGTGGTGGACCACGTCGAGGTGGGGCCGTACGAGGTGGCGCAACTCGCCGGTACCGACGCGACCGCCGTGACGCAGTGGCTGGACGAGCACGACTTCACCCTGCCCACCGCGCTCGGTGGCGCATTGCGGCCCTACCTGGCCGAGGGCTGGCTCGTCGTCGCCGTCCGCCTGGCCCCGACGTCCGGCAGCCTCGCCGCCGGCCTGCCGCCGATGCGCCTGGCGTTCGAGACGGACACCCCGGTCTACCCGATGCGGCTGTCCGCGACCGCCGAGGCCGCGCAACCGCTGCGCCTGTACGTCCTGGCCGACCACCGGGTGGACATCACCAACCCCGCGCCGACCGGCAGCCCGGCGGACCTGACGTTCGCGGGCGAGGTGACCCCGGACCCCCGGTACCCGGTGCTGTCCACGACCCTGACCGGCCCCCGCTTCCTCACCCGCTACGACGGCCGGTTCCGCCCGGCGCAGATCACCGAGGACATCCACTTCACCCGGTCGGCCACCGACACCCCGTACCGGGCCACCGTGACCGTCACCGAGTACGTCCGGTCCTCCTGGCCGTTGCCGGGCGTCCCCCTGCTGCTCGTGGGCGTGGCGGTGCTCGTCGGTACCGGCTTCGCCGTGCGGCGCTGCACCACCCGACGGCGGTCGCCGGCCGCGTGACGCGGCCGGCCTCCCGGCACGGCTCCGAGTCGGGGGCGGTCACTCGCCGTGGGCCGGTCGCGCGACCGGGAGCCGCCCACCACGTCGGGTTCGATCACGACGTTGCCCCTCACCGGTGCGTCCCGCGCGGGTGGTCGGCCGGCCCGGGGTGGGGCGCCAGGGCCTCGCCGATCAGCGTGTTGTCGCGGTCCCTCGGCGGTGGTGGGGTCGAGGTCGCGCAGCACGTCGGTGCCCCTGCCCTCGGGCGACTCGCCGGCCGCCGGGTGCGGGAAGCGCTCCTTCGTTCCCCTCGACACCCGCCCGGTTCCACAGCGCCGTGCTGGACGCGGTCAGGTCGCCGCACCCGTCCCGACCGGCTCGACCGCCCGGCCAGGCGCACCGCCGTGCCGACCGCCGCACGGTGATCCCGGCCGCCGAGGTGAGCGCCTCGGCGGCCGGGACCGTCCCGTTACGGGCTGGTGCAGGTGAGGGACGTCGGCGGGGTGCCACCGCCGATGAAGCCGAACGCGGCCGACCCGCCGGCCGGCAGCGAACCGTTGTACGCGGCGTTGCGCACCGACGCGGTCGACCCGTCGACGGTGAGCGTGCCGTTCCAGACCTGGGTGACGGTCTGGCCGCTGCCCAGCGTCCACCGGGTGGTCCAGCCGTTGACGCCGGACTCACCGGCGGTCACGGTGACCTCGCCCTGGTAGCCGCCCGGCCACGAGTTGGTGGTGCGGTAGGTGGCGTTGCACGCGCCGACGGGCTGCGGTGTCGTGGTCGTGGTCGTGCTGGTAGTGGTCGACGTCGTCGTGCTGGTGGTGGTACTGGTCGGCGGCGTCGAGGGAACCAGCGGGCACGTGCTCTGGTAGGTCCTGATG is a window from the Saccharothrix saharensis genome containing:
- a CDS encoding DUF2330 domain-containing protein — its product is MATSRMATRTAVVLALALTAVAVDPATSGACACGAFVANDRLRAQDETALVELTGRTESITLSVQARSEATEAAFLMPVPARARFEVADGELFTELDRISRPAVEVRRVVVDGDGAGSAPGAEGGATVVDHVEVGPYEVAQLAGTDATAVTQWLDEHDFTLPTALGGALRPYLAEGWLVVAVRLAPTSGSLAAGLPPMRLAFETDTPVYPMRLSATAEAAQPLRLYVLADHRVDITNPAPTGSPADLTFAGEVTPDPRYPVLSTTLTGPRFLTRYDGRFRPAQITEDIHFTRSATDTPYRATVTVTEYVRSSWPLPGVPLLLVGVAVLVGTGFAVRRCTTRRRSPAA